The Bombus terrestris chromosome 16, iyBomTerr1.2, whole genome shotgun sequence genome includes a region encoding these proteins:
- the LOC100650421 gene encoding chromodomain-helicase-DNA-binding protein Mi-2 homolog isoform X9 produces the protein MASDEEVDESYAGEDDIDETGGQVSNINQQVDGSSDAEESQRLEEDDDYEPEERKKKKGKKRKARSEDKKGKKKKKKKKSDSGDESDFGGGGETGDVAGDDSDYAGNRKSRKSSSRKSSSHNAPAPPSQEPTTGMPTIEEVCNTFGLTDVQIEYTDADFQNLTTYKLFQQHVRPLLAKENPKVPMSKLMMLVAAKWRDFSELNPHTQPDADVSSANVDEDSRNARANRSGAVQEGEDEEDDDEDSDRKRKSRGSRAKKGKKASKVPTLKIKLGKRKRGSSDEEAEGSGVGTDRDSDMEFEQMLADAEEPTGVDGTNKGNTEESGVEPPAEPPVRRKAKTKIGNKTKKKKKTKTTSKFPDGEEGLQTDHQDYCEVCQQGGEIILCDTCPRAYHLVCLEPELEETPEGKWSCPHCEGEGIAGAAEDDDEHMEFCRICKDGGELLCCDSCTSAYHTHCLNPPLSEIPDGDWKCPRCSCPPIRGKVAKILTWRWKECPETPSEEPSTSKAAPKQRRIREFFVKWADMSYWHCDWITELQLDVFHPLMFRNYSRKYDMDEPPKLEEPLDESDSRVKRLKEQDVATNRDEYNLEERFYRYGVRPEWLVVHRVINHRLSRDGRATYLVKWRELGYDQATWEDEHEDIPGLKQAIEYYLDLRAANCCDGSSSRKGKKGKGKKSKTRELIDDEERTPKRYTPPPDKPTTDLKKKYERQPEYLDQTGMQLHPYQLEGLNWLRYSWGQGIDTILADEMGLGKTIQTITFLYSLYKEGHCKGPFLVSVPLSTIINWEREFETWAPDFYCVTYVGDKDSRIVIRENELSFEEGAVRGGRASKIRSNQIKFNVLLTSYELISIDSACLGSIDWAVLVVDEAHRLKSNQSKFFRLLASYNIAYKLLLTGTPLQNNLEELFHLLNFLCRDKFNDLAAFQNEFADISKEEQVKKLHELLGPHMLRRLKADVLKNMPSKSEFIVRVELSPMQKKYYKYILTRNFEALNPKGGGQQVSLLNIMMDLKKCCNHPYLFPAASQEAPTAPNGSYETSALIKAAGKLVLLSKMLKKLRDDGHRVLIFSQMTKMLDILEDYLEGEGYKYERIDGNITGAQRQEAIDRFNAPGAQQFVFLLSTRAGGLGINLATADTVIIYDSDWNPHNDIQAFSRAHRIGQANKVMIYRFVTRNSVEERVTQVAKRKMMLTHLVVRPGMGGKGANFSKQELDDILRFGTEELFKEEEGKEDEAIHYDDKAVAELLDRSKEGIEQKENWANEYLSSFKVASYVTKEGETEEEADTEIIKQEAENTDPAYWIKLLRHHYEQQQEDIARTLGKGKRIRKQVNYNDGGVTGDQSTRDDQPWQENLSDYNSDFSAPSDDDKEDDDFDEKGDGDLLSRRSRRRLERRDEKDRPLPPLLARVNGNIEVLGFNARQRKAFLNAIMRYGMPPQDAFNSQCILSHFRLVRDLRGKSEKNFKAYVSLFMRHLCEPGADNAETFADGVPREGLSRQHVLTRIGVMSLIRKKVQEFEHINGYYSMPEMIRKPVEPVKVDGGGEGATGTSSTSATPATSNAPSPSPAATPTPTTIPGSTNTDSNKSNLDTSEVKECKEVPKDKESVDAKDVEESKESKEEEENNTEKDKDKEDIKKEEKDAEGETQDKEKDKTDATDEKFVAKHDEKVDNSESKTKQDSEEDVVIVKDDEEETEKREEKDNKDKDIKDCDSETMKPKRKFMFNIADGGFTELHTLWLNEEKAAVPGREYEIWHRRHDYWLLAGIVTHGYGRWQDIQNDIRFAIINEPFKMDVGKGNFLEIKNKFLARRFKLLEQALVIEEQLRRAAYLNLTQDPNHPAMSLNARFAEVECLAESHQHLSKESLAGNKPANAVLHKVLNQLEELLSDMKSDVSRLPATLARIPPVAQRLQMSERSILSRLAATAPGGSSSQSGQAALLAQQFPAGFSGGQLPATFAGAANFGNFRPQYSVPGQPPQGFTA, from the exons ATGGCATCCGATGAGGAGGTGGACGAGAGTTACGCGG GAGAGGACGATATAGATGAAACTGGAGGTCAAGTTTCAAATATTAACCAACAAGTGGATGGTTCATCCGATGCAGAAGAATCTCAAAGACTA GAAGAAGATGATGATTATGAAccagaggaaagaaagaagaagaaaggaaaaaaacgaaaaGCTCGTAGTGAAGataagaaagggaagaaaaagaagaaaaagaaaaaatccgaTTCTGGAGAt GAAAGTGATTTTGGAGGAGGCGGTGAAACTGGTGATGTAGCTGGTGATGATAGTGACTATGCTGGAAatagaaaaagtagaaaatctTCTTCCAGGAAATCATCTAGTCACAATGCACCTGCTCCTCCTAGCCAGGAACCCACAACAGGAATGCCTACGATTGAGGAAGTCTGTAACACATTTGGATTAACTGATGTACAAATTGAATACACTGATGCAGATTTCCAGAATTTAACTAcctataaattatttcaacaacATGTCAGACCACTACTAGCAAAAGAGAATCCAAAa GTTCCAATGTCGAAACTTATGATGTTAGTGGCTGCCAAATGGCGTGATTTTTCTGAGTTAAATCCTCACACACAGCCAGATGCGGATGTATCTTCTGCAAATGTAGATGAAGATAGTAGAAATGCAAGGGCAAATCGTAGTGGTGCGGTCCAGGAAGGCGAAGATGAAGAAGACGATGACGAAGATAGTGATAGAAAACGGAAATCACGAGGATCGAGAGcgaagaagggaaagaaagctTCTAAAGTACCAACACTGAAGATCAAACTTGGAAAACGTAAACGAGGGAGCTCCGATGAGGAAGCAGAGGGTAGTGGTGTTGGTACTGACAGAGATTCAGACATGGAATTCGAGCAAATGTTGGCAGATGCGGAGGAACCTACTGGTGTGGATGGAACGAACAAAGGAAACACAGAAGAAAGTGGGGTTGAACCACCAGCAGAACCACCTGTTCGCAGGAAGGCAAAGACCAAAATCGGAAATAAGactaagaagaagaaaaagacaaaaaCCACGTCAAAGTTTCCAGATGGGGAAGAAGGTCTTCAG ACTGATCATCAAGATTATTGTGAAGTATGTCAACAAGGTGGAGAAATTATTCTATGCGACACATGTCCTAGAGCTTATCACTTGGTGTGTCTAGAGCCTGAATTAGAAGAAACTCCGGAAGGAAAATGGAGTTGTCCTCATTGTGAAGGAGAAGGTATTGCAG GTGCAGCTGAAGACGATGATGAGCATATGGAATTTTGTAGAATATGTAAAGATGGTGGTGAATTGCTATGCTGTGATAGCTGTACTAGCGCATACCATACACATTGTTTGAATCCACCACTTTCAGAAATTCCTGATGGCGACTGGAAGTGTCCCAGATGTTCTTGTCCACCTATACGTGGAAAAG TTGCAAAGATCTTAACATGGAGGTGGAAGGAATGCCCAGAAACACCTTCAGAGGAGCCATCAACAAGTAAAGCTGCTCCTAAGCAACGTAGAATACGCGAATTCTTCGTGAAATGGGCAGATATGTCTTATTGGCATTGCGACTGGATCACAGAATTACAGCTTGATGTTTTCCATCCTCTCATGTTTAG AAATTATTCACGAAAATATGATATGGACGAACCACCGAAGTTGGAGGAACCATTAGACGAAAGCGATTCCCGAGTAAAACGTTTAAAAGAACAGGACGTTGCAACTAATAGGGATGAATACAATTTAGAGGAGCGATTCTATCGTTACGGAGTTCGGCCAGAGTGGCTTGTAGTGCATCGAGTAATTAATCATAGGCTTTCAAGAGATGGTAGAGCGACGTATCTCGTTAAATGGAGGGAATTAGGATACGATCAGGCAACTTGGGAGGATGAGCATGAAGATATTCCTGGGTTAAAGCAAGCTATCGAATATTACTTGGATCTCAGAGCTGCAAACTGTTGTGATGGTAGTTCGTCCCGCAAGGGCAAGAAGG GTAAAGGCAAGAAATCGAAGACTCGTGAACTCATCGATGACGAAGAAAGAACGCCTAAGAGGTATACTCCTCCACCTGACAAACCTACCACAGATCTAAAGAAAAAGTATGAACGACAGCCAGAATATCTGGATCAGACTGGAATGCAGTTACATCCTTATCAGCTGGAA GGTTTGAATTGGTTAAGATATTCATGGGGCCAAGGTATAGACACTATTTTAGCGGACGAGATGGGTCTAGGAAAAACCATTCAAACTATCACCTTTCTGTATTCATTATACAAAGAAGGTCACTGCAAGGGACCGTTCCTTGTATCTGTTCCTCTATCAACTATCATTAACTGGGAACGTGAATTTGAAACCTGGGCACCTGatttttattgtgttacttacGTTG gTGACAAGGACAGTCGTATAGTGATTCGTGAGAATGAATTGTCTTTCGAAGAGGGTGCTGTTCGTGGTGGCCGAGCATCGAAGATCCGATCGAATCAAATTAAGTTCAATGTACTTCTTACCAGTTATGAGCTGATCTCAATTGATTCTGCGTGCTTAGGATCGATAGATTGGGCTGTATTAGTAGTAGACGAAGCGCATAGACTCAAATCTAACCAGTCGAAATTTTTTAGACTATTAGCGTCCTATAATATCGCGTATAAATTATTGTTAACTGGAACTCCTTTGCAAAATAACTTGGAGGAATTGTTCCATCTTTTGAATTTCCTCTGTCGTGATAAATTCAATGACTTAGCTGCGTTCCAAAATGAATTCGCTGATATTTCGAAAGAAGAACAAGTGAAGAAGTTGCATGAACTACTCGGACCACATATGTTGAGGAGATTAAAGGCTGATGTATTAAAG AATATGCCGAGTAAATCAGAATTCATTGTCCGTGTCGAATTATCGCCTAtgcaaaagaaatattataaatatatattgacgAGGAACTTCGAGGCGCTGAATCCCAAGGGGGGAGGTCAACAAGTGTCGCTATTGAATATCATGATGGATCTTAAAAAGTGCTGCAACCATCCTTACTTATTTCCAGCCGCATCTCAAGAAGCACCAACCGCACCAAACGGAAGTTACGAAACGTCTGCATTAATCAAAGCAGCAGGAAAATTGGTTCTATTGAGtaaaatgttaaagaaattAAGAGATGATGGACATAGAGTCTTGATCTTTTCTCAAATGACGAAAATGTTGGACATTCTCGAAGATTATTTAGAAGGAGAGGGTTATAAGTATGAAAGAATAGACGGTAACATTACTGGTGCTCAACGACAGGAAGCCATTGACAGATTTAATGCACCTG GCGCGCAACAGTTTGTTTTTCTACTTTCTACTCGGGCTGGTGGTTTGGGTATAAACTTGGCTACTGCCGACACTGTGATCATTTACGATTCCGACTGGAATCCACACAACGACATTCAGGCCTTTAGTAGAGCACATAGAATTGGCCAAGCTAATAAAGTCATGATCTATAGATTTGTAACTCGCAACTCTGTCGAAGAACGAGTTACACAAGTGGCGAAGCGTAAAATGATGTTAACACATTTAGTTGTGAGACCTGGAATGGGTGGTAAAGGCGCCAATTTCAGTAAACAAGAACTTGACGACATTTTACGATTCG GAACTGAGGAATTATTCAAAGAGGAGGAAGGCAAAGAGGATGAAGCCATTCATTATGATGACAAAGCTGTGGCTGAATTGTTAGACAGAAGCAAGGAAGGTATCGAACAGAAAGAAAACTGGGCCAACGAGTATCTAAGTTCGTTTAAAGTAGCATCGTACGTAACAAAGGAAGGTGAAACGGAAGAAGAAGCGGACACGGAGATTATTAAACAGGAAGCTGAGAACACAGATCCAGCTTATTGGATCAAATTATTGAGACATCATTATGAACAACAACAGGAAGACATTGCCAGAACACTTGGAAAag gtAAACGAATACGTAAGCAAGTGAACTATAATGATGGAGGAGTAACTGGAGACCAAAGTACAAGGGATGATCAACCATGGCAGGAGAATCTTTCTGATTACAATAGTGATTTTAGTGCTCCTAGCGATGACGATAAAGAAGACGATGACTTTGACGAAAAGGGTGATGGTGATCTGTTATCTCGCAGAAGCAGACGAAGATTAGAGAGAAGAGACGAAAAGGATCGACCTCTCCCTCCATTGCTTGCCAGAGTTAATGGAAACATTGAA GTACTAGGCTTCAATGCCAGACAAAGGAAAGCATTCCTGAACGCGATTATGCGTTACGGTATGCCACCGCAGGACGCGTTTAACTCTCAGTG TATATTGTCGCATTTCAGGTTGGTACGAGACCTGAGAGGCAAGTCGGAGAAGAATTTCAAGGCCTACGTTTCCCTTTTCATGCGACATTTATGTGAACCTGGTGCGGATAATGCCGAAACATTTGCCGATGGTGTCCCGAGAGAAGGTCTTAGCAGGCAGCACGTTTTAACAAGAATTGGTGTAATGTCTTTAATAAGGAAAAAG GTGCAAGAATTCGAACACATAAACGGATATTACTCGATGCCAGAAATGATTCGCAAACCGGTAGAACCTGTGAAAGTAGATGGTGGTGGAGAAGGAGCGACTGGAACTAGCAGTACCAGTGCAACACCAGCTACTTCTAATGCACCTAGCCCGAGTCCTGCTGCAACTCCAACGCCAACTACTATCCCTGGAAGTACGAATACTGACTCCAACAAGTCAAATTTAGACACGTCTGAAGTAAAAGAATGTAAAGAAGTCCCTAAGGATAAAGAA AGTGTTGATGCAAAGGATGTGGAGGAATCAAAAGAATCtaaagaagaggaggagaatAATACGGAAAAAGATAAAGACAAGGAGGACatcaagaaagaagagaaggatGCAGAGGGAGAAACACAGGATAAGGAAAAGGATAAGACAGATGCTACAGATGAAAAATTTGTGGCGAAACACGATGAAAAAGTGGACAACTCTGAAAGCAAAACAAAACAAGATTCCGAGGAAGATGTAGTTATCGTTAAAGACGAtgaagaagaaacagaaaagCGAGAG GAGAAAGATAATAAAGATAAGGACATAAAGGATTGTGATTCAGAAACGATGAAGCCCAAGCGCAAGTTCATGTTCAACATAGCTGATGGTGGTTTCACTGAATTACACACATTATGGTTAAATGAAGAGAAAGCTGCAGTACCTGGCCGTGAATACGAAATCTGGCATAGAAGACATGATTATTGGTTACTGGCCGGCATTGTTACACATGGCTATGGTCGTTGGCAGGATATCCAAAATGATATTAG GTTTGCAATAATAAATGAACCATTTAAGATGGACGTAGGCAAGGGTAActttttagaaataaaaaacaaattccTAGCTCGACGTTTCAAACTGTTGGAACAGGCATTAGTGATAGAAGAGCAATTGAGAAGAGCCGCGTACCTGAACTTAACGCAGGATCCTAATCACCCTGCGATGAGCCTGAATGCAAGATTTGCCGAAGTCGAGTGCCTTGCAGAATCACATCAACATCTTAGTAAAGAAAGCCTTGCCGGAAATAAACCAGCAAATGCTGTGTTAcataaa GTACTAAATCAATTGGAAGAACTGTTGTCTGACATGAAATCTGACGTGAGTCGTTTACCAGCAACATTAGCTCGCATTCCACCTGTTGCTCAAAGACTTCAAATGTCAGAGAGGTCGATATTAAGTCGATTGGCAGCAACCGCACCAGGTGGTAGCAGTTCTCAGTCGGGTCAAGCAGCGCTGTTAGCGCAACAGTTTCCAGCCGGTTTCTCCGGCGGACAACTGCCGGCTACATTCGCTGGTGCGGctaattttggaaattttagaCCACAATACTCAGTACCAGGTCAACCACCACAGGGATTCACAG CTTGA